In Puntigrus tetrazona isolate hp1 chromosome 15, ASM1883169v1, whole genome shotgun sequence, the DNA window TTGcgatcagccaatcagatctgaAGAACCAGTTTGGGTTTAGAATCAGTGTTTTAGCCATCACTcttgggtaaggttaggtttaagtGCAGATATATGGTCAAAACTacaattttgtattaaaatgttcccAAATATGTAGACCTAGGAACGAGTCAAACTCGGTTAAAGCACGACCTGCTGCGCGGGGATGTGTTTGGACAAAGCGAGCAGGTTTAAAGCAGCTCTGGGGTGGAAATGTTTGCcggacctggcaaccctgctcAATCTGACCAAACAGTCAGCTGTCCATCATTTGATCTTCGCGAGAGCAACAAGTAACATGGATCGCTGGAAAGGCAGGGTTGCTCTGGTCACCGGGGCTTCGGTGGGAATCGGGGCAGCTATCGCAAAGTCTCTTGCCCGGCACGGCATGAAGGTGGTCGGCTGTGCCAGGAACGTGGAGCAAATCGAGGTAAAGCGCTGTTAGCATAGGCTTTATAGCGTACACCTGCGAGAAGCGAGTGTTTTGCGACTCCAAGTGTGTTCTTCTGTCTCGCAGAAACTGTCTTCTGAATGCGTGAGCAGCGGCTTCAGCGGCAATCTGATCCCGTACAAATGCGATCTGTCCGTAGAGGACGACGTGTTATCCATGTTCTCCTGGATCAAAGTTCATCATCAAGGAGTCGATGTGTGCATCAACAATGCTGGATTGGCTCTCCCGGAGCCTCTGCTGAGCGGAAAAATCAGCGGCTGGAAGACCATGATAGACGTAAGTGACTGACTGCAGcgacttctttttaaaatgtagcaaCGGGGGCGTTCGATCCCTGTTTGGTGAAGCTTCGGAACTTTTAGGAATCGCGTTCGTTTCGAACTAATGGAACGCGCGTCAAAATAACGCGTTTTAGTAAGGAACGCGCTCAAATGTTTAACGGGTGTCTTTGTGAACCCGTGAATGAGGTCGCCCCGGTCATATAACAAAACAAGCACTGTTTATGGCTTATACAGACTCTTATTTAATGGTATTTGATCATTTGTtaatatgcatttgttaaaaaaaataaaataaaattgcgaTGGGGTTGTAAAAGTTGTTTCTTGCCTATTTTGACCAGCAGGCGTCGCCAAGCTTGTGGCGTTTTCAGCGCTTCGAAACAGTGAATCGATTCTCGTTTGCTTGATAAATTGATTCACTGTTTCGAAGCTTCGACAGAGATTCGTTTTCTCTCATCAACCGAGTCACTTTAAGTCCTCGCTCTGTGACATCTAGACGGTGCTGGAATATAACGTGCATtgataaaacctttaaaaaaatacctatTCACTTCATCAGTAAACAACtccctgcagaaaaaaaacagtagaaaatgtaatggatttaTTGGTTATGATGGaaattgtattggttttaatgtaaGGTATAATGGTGTCTATTTGGATCCTattggaaaagtgtccaaagcAGACTACAAAAATTTTGTAGTGGTTTTATTGGAAAAAGTTAATGGTTCGTAATGGTATTTTAAGGGAAACCATTAGAATGTCTGTGatggtttttgttgttgttgtttttagcaaGACTTTGTTTACTCCAACGCTCCATCATTTTTTATTCACGGCTAGTTCACTCAttggttttgaaagaaatgaatctCGAGTTCAAACCGTTTGAAACTGAACCagtttattaaatacagagtttttggggtttttttaggtGAACGTCATTGCCCTGTCAGTGTGCACCCGTGAGGCCTACCAGtccatgaaagaaagaaacatcgACGATGGTCATATCATTAATATCAACAGGTACAGGACTGTTTTATCAGACTTTTTGCTCGTATTCAGATTCCagcatttaaaagaacatttcatacatttgtgtgtttaagcATGAGTGGACACCGGGTCGTCAACAGTGCTGATTCACACTTCTACACTGCCAGCAAATACGCGGTGACCGCTCTCACTGAAGGTCTTCGTCAAGAGTTACGAGAGGCCAAAACCCACATACGTGCCACAGTAAGAGCGGGAGGGTCTCGATCTGCTTGAACACTTTATGTAAAATGATAATTGCACGTCCAAAGACACTAAGTGTGCTTTTTCTTGAACAGTGTATTTCTCCTGGCTTAGTGGAGACTGAATTTGCCTACCGGCTCTATAATGAAAACCCAGAAAAGGCTTCTGCTGCTTATAAGAGTATAAAGGTACAGACGAATTCTGATTCCTAACTATGCAGTATGTTGAAGGTCATCATTTAcgtgtttaaatattatattttcagtgcCTGCAAGCGGAAGACATCGCAAACGCGGTGGTGTATGTCCTGAGC includes these proteins:
- the dhrs11b.1 gene encoding dehydrogenase/reductase SDR family member 11b translates to MDRWKGRVALVTGASVGIGAAIAKSLARHGMKVVGCARNVEQIEKLSSECVSSGFSGNLIPYKCDLSVEDDVLSMFSWIKVHHQGVDVCINNAGLALPEPLLSGKISGWKTMIDVNVIALSVCTREAYQSMKERNIDDGHIININSMSGHRVVNSADSHFYTASKYAVTALTEGLRQELREAKTHIRATCISPGLVETEFAYRLYNENPEKASAAYKSIKCLQAEDIANAVVYVLSAPPHVQIGDIQMRPVEQLA